Proteins encoded together in one Carya illinoinensis cultivar Pawnee chromosome 3, C.illinoinensisPawnee_v1, whole genome shotgun sequence window:
- the LOC122302924 gene encoding tRNA threonylcarbamoyladenosine dehydratase: MERVKYLALVGAGVLLGSVSTVFILKLLPRRVARQCTKKANKIHDKGIVSGNAKGYAVAGNQNDRVAGLDLLKDEIVSEQLTRNIQFFGLESQQKVTASYVVVIGLGGVGSHAAAMLLRSGVGRLLLVDFDQVSLSSLNRHAVATRADVGIPKAQCLKEHFLSIFPECHVDARVLLYDASSEEEILSGNPDYVLDCIDNIDTKVALLAACVRRGLKVLSATGAGARADPTRIRVADLKESTNDPLSRAVRHRLRKDYGIDGGIPVVFSLEKPKAKLLPFKGPSGEEENPSDYQIVPGFRVRIIPVLGTIPAIFGQVMASYVVTQLAGLQVQTEPIVNFDMDHYRMLHQRLIEHEESLYGTAMEVEVDVEEVMYVAKELWHGRSVREQSAKDVGRGMWRSVNELMLVRWDRAKPASVSNLILLKFKEADEHESRTFDDIKESEPEFFMRVTSVLKRAELDFGLQT; this comes from the exons ATGGAGAGAGTGAAATATCTGGCGTTGGTGGGAGCTGGAGTGCTTTTGGGCTCTGTTTCCACCGTCTTTATTCTAAAGCTTCTTCCAAG AAGGGTGGCAAGACAATGCACGAAAAAGGCAAATAAAATCCATG ATAAAGGAATTGTATCTGGGAATGCTAAAGGCTATGCAGTTGCTGGGAATCAGAATGATAGGGTGGCTGGTTTAGACCTTCTAAAAGACGAGATAGTTTCCGAACAATTGACCAG GAACATTCAATTCTTTGGCCTTGAGTCTCAACAGAAAGTGACTGCATCTTATGTTGTGGTCATTGGTCTTGGAGGGGTTGGGAGTCACGCTGCAGCTATGCTTTTGAGATCAGGCGTGGGCAGGCTTCTCCTTGTGGACTTTGACCAG GTATCACTTTCATCACTTAACCGACACGCTGTTGCAACAAGAGCAGATGTTGGCATTCCGAAAGCCCAGTGCCTCAAAGAGCATTTCCTGTCAATCTTCCCAGAGTGCCATGTAGATGCAAGAGTGCTATTATACGATGCATCTTCAGAAGAAGAAATTCTTTCAGGAAACCCTGATTATGTGTTGGACTGCATCGATAACATCGATACAAAG GTGGCACTTCTTGCTGCATGTGTGCGTAGGGGTCTTAAGGTTCTATCAGCTACAGGAGCTGGTGCGAGAGCTGATCCAACAAGAATACGTGTTGCAGATTTGAAAGAGTCAACAAATGACCCACTATCTCGAGCT GTGAGACACAGATTGAGGAAAGATTATGGCATTGATGGTGGTATTCCCGTTGTGTTTTCATTAGAGAAACCTAAGGCAAAACTTCTTCCATTTAAGGGACCAAgcggagaagaagaaaatcccTCAGACTATCAG ATAGTTCCAGGGTTTAGGGTTCGCATAATACCCGTTTTAGGTACCATCCCTGCAATTTTTGGACAGGTTATGGCCTCCTATGTTGTGACACAACTAGCAGGGTTACAAGTTCAAACAGAGCCTATTGTAAATTTTGATATGGATCATTACAGGATGCTTCATCAACGCCTTATTGAGCATGAGGAGTCATTGTATGGGACAGCCATGGAAGTTGAG GTTGATGTTGAAGAAGTGATGTATGTTGCAAAAGAGCTGTGGCATGGACGAAGTGTGAGAGAGCAGTCTGCAAAAGATGTCGGGCGTGGAATGTGGCGATCTGTTAATGAGTTAATGCTTGTGAG GTGGGATCGGGCAAAGCCAGCATCTGTGTCAaacttaattttattgaagtttAAAGAG GCTGATGAGCATGAGTCAAGGACATTTGACGATATCAAAGAAAGCGAGCCGGAGTTTTTTATGAGGGTGACATCTGTGCTGAAGCGAGCTGAACTAGACTTTGGTTTGCAAACAtag